In the genome of Vallicoccus soli, one region contains:
- the msrB gene encoding peptide-methionine (R)-S-oxide reductase MsrB encodes MSTDARESYPVEKTDEQWRAQLDPQEYAVLRQAATERPYTGEYTNEKTVGVYHCRACDAELFRSATKFDSHCGWPSFWAPLAGDRVELLEDRSMGMRRVEVRCATCGSHLGHVFEGEGFGTPTDQRYCINSVALRLEPAEG; translated from the coding sequence ATGAGCACGGACGCGCGCGAGTCGTACCCGGTCGAGAAGACCGACGAGCAGTGGCGGGCCCAGCTGGACCCGCAGGAGTACGCGGTGCTGCGCCAGGCGGCCACCGAGCGCCCGTACACCGGGGAGTACACGAACGAGAAGACCGTCGGCGTCTACCACTGCCGCGCCTGCGACGCCGAGCTCTTCCGCAGCGCGACGAAGTTCGACTCGCACTGCGGCTGGCCCTCCTTCTGGGCGCCGCTCGCCGGCGACCGGGTCGAGCTGCTCGAGGACCGCAGCATGGGCATGCGCCGCGTCGAGGTGCGCTGCGCGACGTGCGGCTCGCACCTCGGGCACGTCTTCGAGGGCGAGGGGTTCGGCACGCCGACCGACCAGCGCTACTGCATCAACAGCGTCGCCCTGCGCCTGGAGCCCGCCGAGGGCTGA
- the treZ gene encoding malto-oligosyltrehalose trehalohydrolase: MTTFSVWAPGAATVEIDLPTRSPARRGMERAEGGWWRLEVPDAGHGDDYAYVVDGSDPTPDPRSRWQPEGVHGPSRWYDHSAYAWRSTGWRGVALPGAVLYEMHVGTFTAGGTFDAAVERLDHLVDLGVDAVEVMPVAAFPGRHGWGYDGVHLWAVHEPYGGPDAFKRFVDECHLRGLGVVLDVVYNHLGPSGNYLPRFGPYFTDKHHTPWGSAVNLDDEGSDEVRRWIVENALSWFRDYHVDGLRLDAVHALVDERAVHVLEELSSDVDALAAALDRPLFLVAESDLNDAAMVTPREAGGLGVHAQWLDDYHHALHTLLTGERQGYYDDFGSIALLAQCLERVFRHDGAYSTFRGRVHGRPVDTTRTQAWRFVTYLQDHDQIGNRAVGDRIGATLGTDLLKVGAALVLTAPFTPMLFMGEEWAASTPWQYFTDHQEPELAEAVRQGRRREFASHGWAEEDVPDPQDPATVERSRLDWSEAGTGEHAEVLQWHRALIRLRRATPDLTDPRLTRTSVAFDEEARWLVVRRGATQVAVNLGEDEQDVPLGLVPGPVLLASAPVARESAHAVRLAPRSVAVLGAAPPRWVPA; this comes from the coding sequence GTGACCACCTTCTCCGTCTGGGCCCCCGGCGCCGCCACCGTCGAGATCGACCTGCCGACCCGCTCCCCCGCCCGCCGCGGCATGGAGCGCGCCGAGGGCGGGTGGTGGCGCCTCGAGGTGCCCGACGCGGGCCACGGCGACGACTACGCGTACGTCGTCGACGGGTCCGACCCCACGCCCGACCCCCGTTCGCGGTGGCAGCCGGAGGGCGTGCACGGCCCGTCGCGCTGGTACGACCACTCCGCCTACGCCTGGCGCAGCACCGGCTGGCGCGGCGTCGCGCTGCCCGGCGCCGTGCTCTACGAGATGCACGTCGGGACGTTCACCGCGGGGGGCACCTTCGACGCGGCGGTGGAGCGGCTCGACCACCTCGTCGACCTCGGCGTCGACGCCGTCGAGGTCATGCCGGTGGCGGCCTTCCCCGGCCGGCACGGCTGGGGGTACGACGGCGTCCACCTCTGGGCGGTCCACGAGCCGTACGGCGGCCCGGACGCCTTCAAGCGGTTCGTCGACGAGTGCCACCTGCGCGGGCTCGGCGTCGTGCTCGACGTGGTCTACAACCACCTCGGACCGAGCGGCAACTACCTGCCGCGCTTCGGCCCGTACTTCACCGACAAGCACCACACGCCGTGGGGCTCGGCGGTGAACCTCGACGACGAGGGCTCGGACGAGGTGCGCCGCTGGATCGTCGAGAACGCGCTTTCCTGGTTCCGTGACTACCACGTCGACGGGCTGCGCCTCGACGCCGTGCACGCGCTGGTCGACGAGCGCGCGGTGCACGTGCTCGAGGAGCTGTCCTCGGACGTGGACGCGCTCGCGGCCGCCCTGGACCGCCCGCTGTTCCTCGTCGCCGAGTCCGACCTCAACGACGCGGCGATGGTCACGCCCCGGGAGGCGGGCGGGCTCGGGGTGCACGCGCAGTGGCTCGACGACTACCACCACGCCCTGCACACGCTGCTCACCGGCGAGCGGCAGGGCTACTACGACGACTTCGGCTCGATCGCCCTGCTGGCGCAGTGCCTCGAGCGGGTGTTCCGGCACGACGGCGCCTACTCGACCTTCCGCGGGCGGGTGCACGGGCGACCGGTCGACACCACGCGGACGCAGGCCTGGCGGTTCGTCACCTACCTGCAGGACCACGACCAGATCGGCAACCGCGCCGTCGGCGACCGCATCGGCGCGACCCTCGGCACGGACCTGCTCAAGGTCGGGGCCGCGCTCGTGCTCACCGCGCCGTTCACCCCGATGCTCTTCATGGGCGAGGAGTGGGCGGCCTCGACGCCCTGGCAGTACTTCACCGACCACCAGGAGCCCGAGCTCGCCGAGGCCGTGCGCCAGGGGCGGCGCCGGGAGTTCGCCAGCCACGGCTGGGCCGAGGAGGACGTGCCCGACCCGCAGGACCCGGCCACCGTCGAGCGCTCCCGCCTCGACTGGTCCGAGGCCGGGACCGGGGAGCACGCCGAGGTGCTGCAGTGGCACCGGGCGCTGATCCGGCTGCGCCGCGCCACCCCGGACCTCACCGACCCGCGCCTCACCAGGACGTCGGTGGCCTTCGACGAGGAGGCGCGCTGGCTCGTCGTGCGCCGGGGCGCCACGCAGGTCGCGGTCAACCTCGGCGAGGACGAGCAGGACGTGCCGCTGGGGCTGGTGCCCGGGCCGGTGCTGCTCGCCTCGGCCCCGGTGGCGCGGGAGTCGGCGCACGCGGTGCGGCTCGCGCCGCGCTCGGTCGCCGTGCTCGGCGCGGCACCGCCGCGGTGGGTGCCGGCCTGA
- a CDS encoding sensor histidine kinase, whose protein sequence is MTAAPLPADEAERLADLRAYDLLDQPLQEELDGVVRLARTVTGAQMAVVNLIDERRQWQACAVGMTAGEVPRDDAMCAYAILSREVLHVRDAREDPRFARNPFVTGLLAQVRMYASAPIVTGDGHALGTLCVVDPSAYELEPHQVQALADLAAQVMAVFALRRSQRLLERSNAELEAFAGSVAHDLKNPLAAATGYTELLRDELDEGSPAAGVAARLDASLQRANRLVEDLLAYARSGRRPVTGEDVDLGDAARDVVRALEPLLAQHGARVEVGDLPTVPGDPSQLARLVQALLTVAVVQTAPHRPPRVRLGAEARGQDWVLAVDDDGEPLTGAERARAVEPYLSGRGSGGGTGLGLATAARIARAHGGRVWAEASPLGGARICVALPRG, encoded by the coding sequence GTGACCGCCGCGCCGCTGCCCGCCGACGAGGCCGAGCGGCTCGCGGACCTGCGGGCGTACGACCTGCTGGACCAGCCGCTCCAGGAGGAGCTCGACGGGGTCGTGCGGCTCGCCCGCACGGTGACCGGCGCGCAGATGGCCGTGGTCAACCTCATCGACGAGCGGCGGCAGTGGCAGGCGTGCGCGGTCGGGATGACCGCGGGGGAGGTGCCGCGCGACGACGCCATGTGCGCGTACGCGATCCTCTCCCGCGAGGTGCTCCACGTGCGCGACGCGCGCGAGGACCCGCGCTTCGCGCGGAACCCCTTCGTCACGGGCCTGCTCGCGCAGGTGCGCATGTACGCCTCCGCGCCGATCGTCACCGGGGACGGCCACGCGCTCGGGACGCTGTGCGTGGTCGACCCCTCGGCGTACGAGCTCGAGCCGCACCAGGTGCAGGCGCTCGCCGACCTCGCCGCGCAGGTGATGGCGGTCTTCGCGCTGCGGCGCAGCCAGCGCCTGCTCGAGCGCTCCAACGCCGAGCTCGAGGCGTTCGCCGGCTCGGTGGCGCACGACCTGAAGAACCCGCTGGCCGCCGCGACCGGCTACACGGAGCTGCTGCGCGACGAGCTCGACGAGGGCTCGCCGGCCGCCGGCGTGGCGGCGCGCCTCGACGCCTCGCTGCAGCGCGCCAACCGCCTCGTCGAGGACCTCCTGGCGTACGCCCGCAGCGGGCGCCGGCCGGTGACCGGTGAGGACGTCGACCTCGGCGACGCGGCGCGCGACGTCGTGCGCGCGCTCGAGCCGCTGCTCGCCCAGCACGGGGCGCGGGTCGAGGTCGGCGACCTGCCGACCGTCCCCGGCGACCCCTCGCAGCTGGCCCGGCTCGTGCAGGCGCTGCTCACCGTCGCCGTCGTGCAGACCGCGCCGCACCGCCCGCCGCGCGTGCGGCTCGGGGCGGAGGCGCGGGGGCAGGACTGGGTGCTCGCGGTGGACGACGACGGCGAGCCGCTCACCGGCGCCGAGCGCGCGCGGGCCGTGGAGCCGTACCTCTCGGGGCGCGGCTCCGGCGGCGGCACCGGCCTCGGCCTGGCCACCGCGGCGCGCATCGCGCGGGCGCACGGCGGGCGGGTGTGGGCCGAGGCGTCGCCGCTCGGCGGGGCGCGCATCTGCGTCGCCCTGCCGCGCGGCTGA
- the ligD gene encoding non-homologous end-joining DNA ligase translates to MATPFVEIEVGDRDVRVSNPDKTYFPGPGITKREVVEYYLAVGDGILRALRERPVTMERWPGGVHEGMKLATRMDNRGDAFYQKRVPKNAPPWVETAHITFPSGRTADEVCPTELATVAWCANLGTITFHPWPVRRADVDHPDELRIDLDPQPGTAFAEAVEVAGVAREVLAELGWRGYPKTSGNRGVHVYVRIAPRWSFTEVRHAAIAFGRELERRMPGRVTTKWWKEERGEAIFVDYNQNARDRTIASAYSIRPLPHAPVSTPLTWDELPLADPRDLTVRTLPARFAAVGDLMAGIDDVEHDLTPLLEWYERDERDRGLGDMPYPPDYPKMPGEPKRVQPSRARAEPAPEPADAPD, encoded by the coding sequence ATGGCGACGCCGTTCGTGGAGATCGAGGTCGGGGACCGCGACGTCCGGGTGTCCAACCCGGACAAGACGTACTTCCCCGGGCCCGGGATCACCAAGCGGGAGGTCGTCGAGTACTACCTCGCCGTCGGCGACGGCATCCTGCGCGCGCTGCGCGAGCGGCCCGTGACGATGGAGCGCTGGCCGGGCGGCGTCCACGAGGGCATGAAGCTCGCCACGCGGATGGACAACCGGGGCGACGCGTTCTACCAGAAGCGGGTGCCGAAGAACGCGCCGCCGTGGGTGGAGACGGCGCACATCACGTTCCCCAGCGGCCGTACCGCCGACGAGGTCTGCCCGACCGAGCTCGCGACCGTCGCGTGGTGCGCGAACCTCGGCACCATCACGTTCCACCCCTGGCCGGTGCGCCGTGCCGACGTGGACCACCCCGACGAGCTGCGGATCGACCTCGACCCGCAGCCGGGGACCGCGTTCGCCGAGGCCGTAGAGGTCGCCGGCGTCGCGCGCGAGGTGCTCGCCGAGCTCGGCTGGCGAGGGTACCCCAAGACCTCGGGCAACCGCGGCGTCCACGTGTACGTGCGCATCGCCCCGCGCTGGTCGTTCACCGAGGTGCGCCACGCCGCCATCGCCTTCGGGCGCGAGCTGGAGCGTCGGATGCCGGGGCGGGTCACCACGAAGTGGTGGAAGGAGGAGCGCGGCGAGGCGATCTTCGTCGACTACAACCAGAACGCGCGGGACCGGACGATCGCGTCGGCGTACTCGATCCGGCCGCTGCCGCACGCGCCGGTGTCGACGCCCCTCACCTGGGACGAGCTGCCGCTCGCCGACCCGCGCGACCTCACCGTGCGGACCCTGCCGGCCCGCTTCGCCGCCGTCGGCGACCTGATGGCGGGGATCGACGACGTCGAGCACGACCTCACGCCGCTGCTCGAGTGGTACGAGCGCGACGAGCGCGACCGCGGGCTGGGCGACATGCCGTACCCGCCGGACTACCCCAAGATGCCGGGGGAGCCGAAGCGGGTGCAGCCCTCGCGCGCCCGGGCGGAGCCGGCGCCGGAGCCGGCGGACGCGCCGGACTGA
- the zapE gene encoding cell division protein ZapE, with the protein MPTRLVDRSPSVPADRLVAELVPPPRFDAVRFSTYVPDPAQPSQAAAVQRLEEVAAGLGRPAAGSSWRRLLGRREAAGPARGTYLDGGFGVGKTHLLASLWHAAPGPRAYGTFVGFTNLVGALGFQQTVQALSQHVLVCIDEFELDDPGDTTLMSRLIGELSDAGVTLAATSNTLPGALGEGRFAAQDFLREIQNLSGRFDVVRVEGEDYRHRGLPPAPRPYDDATVTARADAAGPGATLDDFPALVEHLARLHPSRYGALLDGVSAVHLRGVGTVTDQSVALRLVVLADRLYDRAVPVVTSGVPFDDLFTAEMLRGGYRKKYVRAVSRLGALARDAG; encoded by the coding sequence GTGCCCACGCGCCTCGTCGACCGCAGCCCCAGCGTGCCCGCGGACCGGCTCGTGGCCGAGCTCGTCCCGCCGCCGCGGTTCGACGCAGTGCGGTTCTCGACGTACGTCCCCGACCCCGCGCAGCCGTCGCAGGCCGCGGCGGTGCAGCGGCTCGAGGAGGTGGCCGCCGGCCTCGGCCGCCCGGCCGCGGGGTCGTCGTGGCGCCGCCTGCTCGGCCGCCGGGAGGCGGCGGGGCCGGCGCGGGGGACGTACCTCGACGGCGGCTTCGGCGTCGGCAAGACGCACCTGCTGGCCTCGCTGTGGCACGCGGCGCCGGGGCCGAGGGCGTACGGCACCTTCGTCGGCTTCACCAACCTCGTCGGGGCCCTCGGCTTCCAGCAGACCGTGCAAGCGCTGTCCCAGCACGTCCTCGTGTGCATCGACGAGTTCGAGCTCGACGATCCCGGCGACACGACGCTCATGTCGCGGCTCATCGGCGAGCTGTCCGACGCCGGCGTCACCCTCGCCGCGACGAGCAACACGCTGCCCGGCGCCCTGGGCGAGGGGCGGTTCGCGGCGCAGGACTTCCTGCGCGAGATCCAGAACCTCAGCGGCCGCTTCGACGTGGTGCGCGTCGAGGGGGAGGACTACCGCCACCGCGGCCTGCCGCCGGCCCCCCGCCCGTACGACGACGCGACGGTCACCGCCCGCGCCGACGCCGCCGGCCCCGGCGCCACCCTCGACGACTTCCCGGCGCTGGTGGAGCACCTGGCCCGGCTGCACCCGAGCCGCTACGGCGCGCTCCTCGACGGCGTGAGCGCGGTCCACCTGCGGGGCGTCGGGACGGTGACCGACCAGAGCGTGGCCCTGCGCCTCGTGGTCCTGGCCGACCGGCTGTACGACCGCGCGGTGCCGGTCGTCACGAGCGGCGTGCCCTTCGACGACCTCTTCACCGCGGAGATGCTCCGCGGCGGCTACCGCAAGAAGTACGTCCGCGCGGTCAGCCGCCTCGGCGCGCTCGCCCGCGACGCCGGCTGA
- the hemQ gene encoding hydrogen peroxide-dependent heme synthase: MSSPTTTVSAREVNATIRYAMWSVFRATGPLPEDRAALAGEVEELFGQLAAKGVVVRGTYDVSGLRADADLMVWWHAEHVEDVQEAYHRLRRTRLGQHLEPVWSVVALHRPAEFNKGHVPAFMAGEEPRGYVCVYPFVRSYEWYLLPDDERRQLLVEHGMAARGYPDVRANTVSAFALGDYEWVLAFEADELHRIVDLMRDLRATGARLHVREEVPFYTGPRKPVAELIAALP, encoded by the coding sequence GTGAGCAGCCCCACCACCACCGTCAGCGCCCGCGAGGTCAACGCCACCATCCGCTACGCCATGTGGTCCGTCTTCCGGGCCACCGGGCCGCTGCCCGAGGACCGGGCCGCGCTCGCCGGCGAGGTCGAGGAGCTCTTCGGCCAGCTCGCGGCCAAGGGCGTCGTGGTGCGCGGCACGTACGACGTCTCCGGCCTGCGCGCCGACGCCGACCTCATGGTCTGGTGGCACGCCGAGCACGTCGAGGACGTCCAGGAGGCCTACCACCGCCTGCGCCGCACGCGGCTCGGGCAGCACCTCGAGCCGGTCTGGTCGGTCGTCGCGCTGCACCGCCCCGCGGAGTTCAACAAGGGCCACGTCCCCGCCTTCATGGCGGGGGAGGAGCCGCGCGGCTACGTCTGCGTCTACCCGTTCGTCCGCTCGTACGAGTGGTACCTGCTGCCGGACGACGAGCGCCGCCAGCTGCTCGTCGAGCACGGCATGGCCGCGCGCGGCTACCCGGACGTGCGGGCCAACACCGTGTCGGCGTTCGCGCTCGGCGACTACGAGTGGGTGCTCGCCTTCGAGGCCGACGAGCTGCACCGGATCGTCGACCTCATGCGCGACCTGCGCGCCACGGGCGCCCGCCTGCACGTGCGCGAGGAGGTGCCCTTCTACACGGGGCCGCGCAAGCCGGTCGCCGAGCTGATCGCCGCCCTGCCGTGA
- a CDS encoding DoxX family protein has product MRAERCALALAALLTTTGVLHFAAPRPFASIVPRALGDPRPWVRGSGAAELACAAGLLAPGTRRRAGWATAALLLAVWPANWQMALASGDRSAAYRTAAWGRLPLQLPLVAWALRVARG; this is encoded by the coding sequence GTGAGGGCGGAGCGCTGCGCCCTCGCGCTCGCCGCGCTGCTGACGACGACGGGGGTCCTGCACTTCGCCGCCCCGCGCCCCTTCGCCTCGATCGTGCCGCGCGCCCTGGGGGACCCCCGGCCGTGGGTCCGGGGGAGCGGTGCCGCCGAGCTGGCCTGCGCCGCGGGCCTGCTGGCCCCGGGCACCCGCCGTCGCGCCGGCTGGGCGACCGCCGCGCTCCTGCTCGCCGTGTGGCCGGCGAACTGGCAGATGGCCCTCGCCTCGGGCGACCGGTCGGCCGCGTACCGCACCGCCGCCTGGGGGCGCCTGCCGCTGCAGCTGCCTCTCGTCGCCTGGGCGCTGCGCGTCGCCCGCGGCTGA
- a CDS encoding calcium-binding protein: MGYARAGRGLAVLGLAAAAVGVVPAGGASAAALSATLTIDRYAPLVPQWDGRLVPQLSGTVTCSSGTAYTDVYGDLYQGGRYAYGSAYVSPCAPWQASYYSYSTGFATGAASAYASGTVQDWSTGESVAVSASRTVTVVRCTRLGTAGDDLLTGTSGNDVICGLEGDDRIRGLGGNDVVIGGPGLDTVDFATSPAAVVANLVSGTATGEGSDQLQQVERIDGSRYADTLTGDAGPNELRAGVGNDKVSGGGGDDLVYGGDGNDSLFLGTGNDVGGGGAGTDTVGFALAINADLTAGTATGEGDDVLQTLENITGTPAADRLRGSSGNNHLQGLGGNDTLIGEAGTDRCDGGTGTDTATTCETRIAIP; this comes from the coding sequence ATGGGGTACGCACGCGCGGGCCGCGGGCTCGCGGTCCTGGGGCTGGCGGCGGCAGCGGTCGGGGTGGTGCCGGCGGGCGGGGCGTCGGCGGCGGCGCTGTCGGCCACCCTGACCATCGACCGGTACGCACCGCTGGTCCCGCAGTGGGACGGGCGGCTCGTACCGCAGCTCAGCGGCACGGTGACCTGCTCGAGCGGCACGGCGTACACCGACGTCTACGGCGACCTGTACCAGGGCGGGCGCTACGCCTACGGGTCGGCGTACGTGTCGCCGTGCGCGCCGTGGCAGGCGTCCTACTACTCCTACAGCACGGGGTTCGCGACGGGAGCGGCGTCGGCGTACGCCAGCGGCACCGTGCAGGACTGGTCGACGGGCGAGTCCGTCGCCGTCTCCGCGTCCCGGACCGTCACGGTCGTCCGCTGCACCCGGCTCGGCACCGCGGGCGACGACCTGCTCACCGGCACGTCCGGGAACGACGTCATCTGCGGGCTCGAGGGCGACGACCGCATCCGCGGGCTGGGCGGCAACGACGTCGTCATCGGCGGCCCGGGCCTGGACACCGTCGACTTCGCGACGTCGCCCGCGGCGGTCGTGGCGAACCTCGTCAGCGGGACCGCCACCGGCGAGGGGAGCGACCAGCTGCAGCAGGTCGAGCGCATCGACGGCTCCCGCTACGCCGACACCCTGACCGGTGACGCCGGCCCCAACGAGCTGCGCGCCGGCGTCGGCAACGACAAGGTCTCCGGCGGCGGCGGGGACGACCTCGTCTACGGCGGCGACGGCAACGACAGCCTGTTCCTCGGCACCGGCAACGACGTCGGCGGCGGCGGCGCCGGCACCGACACCGTCGGCTTCGCGCTGGCCATCAACGCCGACCTCACCGCCGGCACCGCCACCGGCGAGGGCGACGACGTCCTGCAGACCCTGGAGAACATCACCGGCACGCCCGCCGCGGACCGCCTGCGCGGCTCCTCGGGCAACAACCACCTGCAGGGCCTCGGCGGCAACGACACCCTCATCGGCGAGGCCGGCACCGACCGCTGCGACGGCGGCACCGGGACCGACACCGCCACCACGTGCGAGACGCGCATCGCCATCCCGTAG
- a CDS encoding pyrimidine reductase family protein → MLLPEPVEDVDDDALRALYAVPAGTPWLRANMVSSLDGAVSVEGRSGGLSSPADKRVFALLRDLCDAVLVGAGTARAEGYGAVPRSGARVARRRALGLADLPTVAVVSSSLDLDPGSRLFAGGGGARTVLVTTQAAARERGGRFDADLVTTPGERVDLPAAVAALRARGHAHLLCEGGPHLLGQVAGAGLLDELCLTLSPVLAAGDAPRALTGAALAPPVPARLGSLLEEDGVLLSRWRVR, encoded by the coding sequence ATGCTGCTGCCCGAGCCGGTCGAGGACGTCGACGACGACGCGCTGCGGGCGCTCTACGCGGTGCCCGCGGGGACGCCCTGGCTGCGCGCCAACATGGTGTCCTCGCTGGACGGCGCGGTCTCCGTCGAGGGCCGCAGCGGCGGGCTGTCCTCCCCCGCGGACAAGCGCGTCTTCGCCCTGCTGCGCGACCTCTGCGACGCGGTGCTCGTCGGTGCCGGGACGGCGCGGGCCGAGGGGTACGGCGCGGTCCCCCGCTCCGGGGCCCGCGTCGCGCGCCGCCGGGCGCTCGGGCTCGCCGACCTGCCGACGGTCGCGGTGGTGTCGTCCTCGCTCGACCTGGACCCGGGGTCGCGGCTCTTCGCCGGCGGGGGCGGTGCGCGCACGGTGCTCGTGACCACCCAGGCGGCGGCCCGGGAGCGCGGCGGGCGCTTCGACGCCGACCTCGTGACCACGCCGGGCGAGCGCGTCGACCTGCCCGCGGCCGTGGCGGCCCTGCGCGCGCGGGGCCACGCGCACCTGCTGTGCGAGGGCGGCCCCCACCTGCTCGGGCAGGTCGCCGGCGCCGGCCTCCTCGACGAGCTGTGCCTCACCCTCTCCCCCGTCCTCGCCGCGGGCGACGCCCCGCGCGCCCTCACCGGTGCCGCCCTCGCGCCCCCGGTGCCCGCGCGGCTCGGCTCGCTGCTCGAGGAGGACGGGGTCCTGCTCTCGCGGTGGCGGGTGCGCTGA
- a CDS encoding indole-3-glycerol phosphate synthase: MLTTVLLTEDALAEHDVDRVVHLHDPEPVRFHVLVPVDTRHNRLVEALDELALGRLREAVTDSGEQPPEQARVRAQAALDASVSALRLAGAEVEGALVGDNPVDDVVRTARELDADEVIVVTQPHLVEESLRRDWASRIRGDLGRPVLHVVSGTDRVV, from the coding sequence GTGCTGACCACCGTGCTGCTGACCGAGGACGCGCTCGCCGAGCACGACGTGGACCGCGTCGTGCACCTGCACGACCCGGAGCCGGTCCGCTTCCACGTGCTCGTGCCGGTCGACACCCGGCACAACCGCCTCGTCGAGGCGCTCGACGAGCTGGCGCTCGGACGCCTGCGGGAGGCCGTCACCGACAGCGGCGAGCAGCCGCCGGAGCAGGCGCGGGTACGGGCCCAGGCGGCCCTGGACGCGTCCGTGTCCGCACTGCGGCTCGCGGGCGCTGAGGTCGAGGGCGCGCTCGTCGGCGACAACCCGGTCGACGACGTGGTGCGGACGGCGCGCGAGCTCGACGCCGACGAGGTCATCGTCGTGACGCAGCCCCACCTGGTCGAGGAGTCGCTGCGCCGCGACTGGGCCTCGCGCATCCGCGGCGACCTCGGCCGTCCGGTGCTCCACGTCGTGTCCGGCACCGACCGCGTCGTCTGA
- a CDS encoding ATP-dependent DNA ligase — MQLPVMPPVAPMLAKAVKDVPDVGHVEPKWDGFRTVVFRDGDEVELGSRNERPMTRYFPEVVAAVLENLPERCVVDGEIVIARGDRLDFEALQQRIHPAKSRVDLLARETPASFVAFDLLALGDEDLTRRPFAERRRLLVQALAGARPPVHVTPATTDVAVGRRWLEIFEGAGLDGVVAKPVDAPYTPDKRTMFKVKHERTADCVVAGFRWHKSGEVVGSLLLGLYDDAGALQHVGVSASFTMARRAELVQELAPLRMDDAAGHPWAAWAQAEAHEQGRLPGAVSRWNAKKDLSWLPLRPELVVEVAYDHMEGTRFRHTAQFRRWRPDRDPASCTYEQLEVPVRFDLGKVLAADPDALP; from the coding sequence GTGCAGCTGCCCGTCATGCCCCCGGTCGCGCCGATGCTCGCCAAGGCGGTGAAGGACGTGCCCGACGTCGGGCACGTCGAGCCGAAGTGGGACGGGTTCCGCACCGTCGTCTTCCGCGACGGGGACGAGGTGGAGCTGGGCAGCCGCAACGAGCGGCCGATGACCCGCTACTTCCCCGAGGTCGTGGCCGCGGTCCTCGAGAACCTGCCCGAGCGCTGCGTCGTCGACGGGGAGATCGTCATCGCCCGGGGCGACCGGCTGGACTTCGAGGCGCTGCAGCAGCGCATCCACCCCGCGAAGTCGCGCGTGGACCTGCTCGCGCGCGAGACGCCGGCCTCGTTCGTGGCGTTCGACCTGCTCGCCCTCGGCGACGAGGACCTCACGCGGCGGCCCTTCGCCGAGCGCCGCCGGCTGCTCGTGCAGGCCCTCGCCGGCGCCCGCCCGCCCGTCCACGTGACGCCGGCGACGACCGACGTCGCCGTGGGGCGCCGGTGGCTGGAGATCTTCGAGGGAGCGGGCCTCGACGGCGTGGTCGCCAAGCCGGTCGACGCCCCGTACACGCCGGACAAGCGCACGATGTTCAAGGTCAAGCACGAGCGGACCGCCGACTGCGTGGTCGCGGGCTTCCGCTGGCACAAGAGCGGCGAGGTCGTCGGGTCGCTGCTCCTCGGCCTGTACGACGACGCCGGCGCGCTGCAGCACGTCGGGGTCAGCGCCTCGTTCACCATGGCCCGGCGCGCGGAGCTCGTGCAGGAGCTCGCCCCCCTGCGCATGGACGACGCCGCCGGGCACCCGTGGGCGGCCTGGGCGCAGGCGGAGGCGCACGAGCAGGGCCGGCTGCCGGGCGCGGTGTCGCGCTGGAACGCGAAGAAGGACCTCTCCTGGCTGCCGCTGCGCCCCGAGCTCGTCGTCGAGGTCGCGTACGACCACATGGAGGGCACCCGCTTCCGGCACACCGCGCAGTTCCGCCGCTGGCGGCCCGACCGGGACCCGGCGTCCTGCACGTACGAGCAGCTCGAGGTGCCGGTGCGCTTCGACCTCGGCAAGGTCCTCGCCGCCGACCCCGACGCCCTGCCGTGA